The DNA segment TCAGCACCATTCACATCAGCGTTCGCCACCGCCCCGCAGTTATCGCACACGTACAACCCACGTTCAACACGGTTCGCATCACGCTTACGACCACAACACGAACACGACTTCGACGTATCCCGCTCGGATACCTGCTCGACCACGATGTCTTCCATCTCGGCCTTGTATTCGAGTAGGTCGGTGAAACGGTCGAACGCCCACGAATGCAGGTCAAGATTGCCATGTTTGCCCCAGTTCTTCGACTCACCGTTCTCCTCGTCTTCGCGGATGCCAGAGAGGTCACCCACCACGACCGTTCCAACACCTTCGTCCACACACCGTTCAACGATGTGCTTTGAGAGGGTGTGGAAGTAGTGGGTGCGGCGAGCTGACTTCGTCTGATGCAACCGAGTTGCTTGCTTGGAGTCGGCGTCGTCACACCGGGCAATTCGCTTGCTGAAGTAGTAGTCGTCCTGCTTCAAGCAGTTCAACGGGTACAACTCGGCGTGACCGTCTTCGTAGGCGAGCGCAGCGAAATTGTTGATGCCGAGATCGACGCCCACCGTCTTCTCACCGGGTGACTCGGACACCTCAATCTCGACTTTACAGACGAAGTGTAGCTCCCACTCCTCGTCAGTCCAGACAGCCCGAACCTGTTGGACGCTCTCGATTGTGGAAAGGTCAACGTCGGGACGAGTCTGGTACTCACAGAGGATAAAATCCGACCAGTGTTCCTTGAGGTTTGACCCCTTTGAGAGTCGAACGCGGTCGTACTGGGTGTCAAGTTTGAAACCAGCGGCTTTGAACGTGACCGTGCTTCGTGGGTGGTCGTCACCGTGTTTGCGGTAGCCGGGCGGGTTCGCTCGTGTGTCTCCGTTGCGTCGTTTACCGTACCAACCGTTAAACGCCTCAGCGAGTTCTTGAAGCACTCGCTGACTTGACTGAGAATGCAGGTCATCGTAGCGTTCGTGGCTCTTGAGGTACGCGGTGAGTTCGTCGTGTTCTGGGATATAATCGATTTCATCCCAGACACGACTGATTGTCCACCGTCCGATGTTCCAGAGTTTCGACGCGGCGAACCCGAGCGAATCAAGGTCGTCAGACACCTGTTGCTGATTCCTGATGGAAGCAGTATAGGTGCGGGTGACGACCTGTTTCGCCATACGTAACCTATGTATACAAACCTACTTGAAAGCACGGATTACAGAGCGTGGAATATCCTGCCGTGCCATTGAACCGTGGTCTGTGTAGTGGGTTGTCGGATTCATCCCACGACTGAAGTCGTGGGCTTTCTCCTCGATGTTCTGTAACCAGTCATCAACTACAAGGAAAGTCAGATCCACTTCCAATGAGCTGGTTGCTCCCAACTCAGACTGAACTCGAGATTTCGACCGATCACTTCATAGAATGCGCTGCTGTTAGTCATCATCTGATGTCGGTCCAACGTCCGTAGTCGGCTGGTCGGGATCGATGTCCACATCGGGGAGCGAGGGGAGATTTCCTGCTGGACCCAACATCGGATGTGGTTCGTCCATGAGTTCCATTCCCAAGGTACTCTCCGGGATGGATCGGTTGCTGATCTCAGAGAGTCGCGACTCCACTTTGTTTTGAGTCTCCTCTTCTACTCCGAAGTTTTCGATGAAGACATCCAACTTAGCGTCGATAATCTCCTGGCGGTACCGCATCTCTCGGGCATGAAATCCTTCGAGTAAGATGAGTAGGATCGCTTTGCTAGCAGAGATGTCATGGTATTCTGCGATCGCGTCAATTCCCGCGGCGACATCGTCGGGGACATGCGAACTAATATTCCTTGACATTACGATCAGATAATCTCATCCAGACTATTAAACAATTCTCGCCAAATTCCAATGTAGGCACTAGTTCTACAGACTGAACAGGCCGAGTGCCTCGGGGCTTGACCCCGAGGCGGTTCACGGTCATCGGAGTCATCCGAGACTGTCAATTCCACTCTCAAGCGAAAGTACCACCCGCCTCCTCGAGCTGGTCAAGGTGGTCGTGGAGTCGGTCACCGGTCCATTGAAAGAGGTTCAGTACTTCACAAAGCCAGTTAGTTAGAACGTCTGCTTGCTGAGGATGTGCACTCCAACAAGCAAGCAGACAACGTAATCCACGAAGACCAACTTCTTAACTTTCTCGTCAACCGGCTTGACGAGGAAGTACCGCTTTCGCTCGCTAACAACGCTGAGATCACTGCTGAAGACATCTATGAGGTCCTCGTCGGCGCGTGCGCCGACGGGACCTCAGTCTCTACGCTGTGTGCTTCGAGCAAGAACGCACCCGCTGCGAACACAATTCTCTACCATCTCCGGACGAAGCTCGAGCCAGAACGGCTCGAACGAGTCGCTAATACGCTCCTTCGGAAGGATCTCGATCAACTGCTCTCCGAGCAGGTGGAGGTCTGCGTAGACCTCCATCTGCGGCCCTACTACGGTGACGAAGATGAGACAGATGGGATCTATCACTCGCAAGCAAAGCGTGGAACCACTGCCTTTCACGCCTATGCCATACTCTACGCGCGTGTGACAAACAAGCGATTCACCCTGGCAGTGCGCCGTCTCGAAGACGGCGACACTGCCAGCAGTGTCCTCGCGGAGTTTCTCGGTGTGCTCGACGGCCTTGACTTCAGCGTCAAGGCCGTCTACCTTGACCGTGAATTCTACGACAGCAAGTGTCTCACGGTGCTTCAGGCGCACAATCACGCCTACGTGATGCCGATCGTCCGCTGGGGAAAGGCGATCAAGCAGGAACTCTCCGAAGGCTGGAGTCGCGTCATCCAACACGAGCTGACGGGCAAACTCGACGGTCACAGCTGGACCGTCGAGTTTCCCGTCTACATCGACTGTACCTACCAGAACGGACGCTACGATGAACACGGCGTGGCGCGTCACGGCTACGCCGCTGACGCGCCGTTCATCGACACGCCACGGGACGCTCGATACCACTACGCGAAACGCTTCGGTATCGAGGCCAGCTACCGACTCTCCGAGCAAAGCATTGCAACGACATCAACACAAGATCCGGTCGTACGGCTGTTGTACGTTGTGGTGAGCCTGCTGTTGCAGAACGTCTGGCGGTATCTCCACTGGGAATTTGTGGCGACGCCGCGCCGTGGCGGGCGTCGCCTCTGGTCCTGGTCGTTCAAGGAGTTCATTAACATGGTCCGACGGGCAGCGTGGACGGCCCTCACGGTGCGTCGGGCCGTCCCCGCGAACCGGCCACCTGATGATCGGTTCCACCGGTAACCGGTGACCGAGGACGCCCTATTCGACCAGTGGCAACACCGTCGCGTCGGCGGCTGATCGCCGCCGACTGCGACAGCCTCTCGTCTCTTGTTGCCGGTTAGATTGTCGGAGAACAGATCCGGCTCTGATTCGTCGGCAAATCAGGCTTCAACACCGTTGGCTGAGACTGAGTTGTGAGGTACTGAGGTTGTCTTTATCCGTCCCTCCAAGGAGGAGGACCGGTGCATCGTCATACGACCAGTACCACGGGTTCTCGGGACTTCGACGGACTCGATCAGTCATATCTCGTTACTCCCGAGTAGAGGGGATAAATCATTTGATGCGTACAATAGGAGTAGAACCTGACAGTATACGTAGTGGGGTTGGTGGACTGGTGACAGACACGTTCGAGTCAAGAACGAAGCGATAGATAAGCAGCTCTCATTGGCCGACTGTTTCAGATGAGAATATGTCTAAAGTCAGTAACTACGAAATCGAATCGAAAATCCATTTCTCACTCCAATATGGACTTCTATGCAGACCTTCTCTTGACGAAATGTGTGGATGTCAACAACGTGTGAGTCGGGTGGGAGAGTTAACGATCAGCAGTTGTACAGATCTCTTGAAATGGGAAACCGCTTTTCCTCTCCCGATACTACTGTCTCTGCGTCCGCCGCCTGCAGCTACCCTACTTCCCACATCTCTCCTGAAAATGTCTCCTCCGGAAGAGAGATTGCATCTTCCTTCGCAAGCTCGTGAACCGAGTTCCTTTGCGGCCCTGCGTTGGGGTTTCCACTCGTTGTCGATGATTCATTGTTGGCGACCATCGGCGGTACTTCCTGACCTATACCCACAACTCGAGGACGGCCAACCTTCCTCGCTGCGTTGCTGCCAGTTCGATGCTGCATCGACCCTCGCGATGATTCGGCCGGGTGGCAGTTTCTCGAATTGTGCTGACCAGCGCTACTCCTCATCCGGTACTCGTACTGACTACTCGAGGTTGAACTTCTCATCCTACCTCGAGTAGGTGAATCCTCACACTGCCACGACCCAGTCAAATCCTCCACGTCGCTAACTGAGGTTGAATCCTCCACGTCGCCAAGCACCTTCGGGAATCCATTGCAACCCTGTAGCCTAATCCCCCACTCCCCAAAGCCAGGCAGACCCCCCTACCGTCGCGCGCGGCGGCGGCGTTGTTCTCCTCCCCCTTCGACGCTGTTGGAATCTCACCCCTCCCAATGCAGACTGTACTTCGGCGGTCGTCGCGATGAGTCGGTCCCGGTCTCGAGTTGTCTCCAGACAGTTCCATCTCGAGTCGTCGCCGGTTGGTCCAGTCTCGAGTCTACGTCAGCTCAAGGTGTCCCCTATTCTCGTCGACGGCCCGACCCCACCTGCGTCTGTTGCCTCCACCTCGAGTTTTCTGTGACTCCTCTGTCCTCGAGTCAGTGTTCACTCGTTCACCTTCCATCCTCCTCGGTCGACCCTCTCGAGGAGTACCCCCTGTCCTGGCCGTCCCGATCGCGTCGGTTTTCGATCTAACATCCACTCTCGACCATCCCCCAGGCACACGTCATTGACCTCGCCCAATCAAACGGCCCCCTCCTCGAGCTAACAGCGGAACTACTGGGGTCGCTGGCATCAACTTCTCATGTCCAATCCTCGCAAATCAAAACTCCCCCACCTCTGTATCAGATAACTGAGAGGCTCAAAATTTAGTATCTCCCCCGACTCCCAAATCAACCATCGGTCACTCGGCTCCGCCTGATTCATTCGCTTGGCGTCTCACCATCTCATGAGGTCTACCCTTGAACAGTAATACTGTAATTTCCAAACCTTATGAGATACGGGTCGTGTGCCATATTAGAGAGTCTATAAAGCCCTCTGAGGCCGTAAAACCTTATGAGATAGGATTATGGGGTAGGGGTCGTCTATAGAAAACCCCTCGTATTGCACCGCCGTATGGCTATTACAAAATTGGTAGAATATAATTAGTAAAGTATATGGGGTGCGTCTTAAGTCACCCCCGTACTACTATAACCACTACAACTGGAGTCGTAATTATATTCTATAGGAGAACGCCTCAAATCCGACCACGTCCCCCTATATCGTATCCTATAGACACACCCCTCTATTGGATCCCCGTATGGCTATTACAGAATTCGATTTTTGAACGAACACCTTTGGACACCTGAAGCCAATGGCTATAGAGAAGACCCGCTATCTGGACCCCGTCTTGCTATTACGGATTCTATAGAAAAAGGTGCAAAACGCGGCCCCGTCTGTCTATAGAAATATATCCTCAAATCGACCATCACACGGAGAGGGTTAGATTCGTCCCTATAGGAAATACCTCCAAACGCGCCGCCGTATGGCTATTACAAGTTCTATAGAATAACCCCCATATTACAACTACGTCTTGCTATTATTGTAGATATGAGTCTATCAGTTTACCATATTTCTTACACAACCTCCGATTTCTGATATCCGCGACGCCTGAATTGCGATTGTGATTTGGATTTTTTTAAACTAATTCCGCTATAGGAATACCATGGTATTGGATAAGGAATGGTCTATGGAACAGGGTCAGGAATGGTCTATGGAACAGGGTCAGGAATGGTCTATGGAACCGGGTCAGGAATGGTCTATGGAACCGGGTCAGGAATGGTCTATGGAACCGGGTCAGGAATGGTCTATGGAACCGGGTCAGGAATGGTCTATTGTGACTCACTGAGCCTCTTTGTAGCCATATAGAAAATCAGTCGTGTGAATGCGTTAGCCCAAGAAACAATATTGGGATGGGAAATGAAGAAGCGAGTCGGGTATCTAGTGTGTGTTAATGTAGAGGGTGCATCTCACTCAACCATCTCTCGGAGGTTGTTTATGCCCAGGATTTTGCTTGCCCCGGGATCGTCCAAGGTTTCATTGATCTTTTCGAAGCTTCGGGTGCCTTTGGATGGTGTGTCTTCGAGCTTGTTAGACAGACTATTGAGGAGGGTTTCCGCCCCATCGTAGTTCTCCACGACCCAAATGGCATCCCCATACCCTTCCGCGAGTTTCTCGTAGTCTCCTTCTACGTGTGGGCGATGTTCAGGAGTGATCTCAACTTCCACTAACTTGGCAGAGTTGTCTGGTGACTCTTTGGTGTCCTTCGCATAGACATCCAACTTTTGACTGTTGTCTCCATTTTCGAGGGTGTGGTACATGGAGACGTCGTAGCCCTGTTGATCATAGTAGGTCGCTATAAGCCGTGTACCTATCCGGTGGAGAGGTGACTCCCCACCATATTCACCTCCTTCTTTAGGTGAGAGGTCTCTGTCGAGTTCCACTTGCGCTTTTTCTGTGGGATAGTAATATACTTGGTAGCGCCCAAGATGAATCTTCTCAAGGTACTC comes from the Natronolimnobius sp. AArcel1 genome and includes:
- a CDS encoding ISH3 family transposase, which codes for MHSNKQADNVIHEDQLLNFLVNRLDEEVPLSLANNAEITAEDIYEVLVGACADGTSVSTLCASSKNAPAANTILYHLRTKLEPERLERVANTLLRKDLDQLLSEQVEVCVDLHLRPYYGDEDETDGIYHSQAKRGTTAFHAYAILYARVTNKRFTLAVRRLEDGDTASSVLAEFLGVLDGLDFSVKAVYLDREFYDSKCLTVLQAHNHAYVMPIVRWGKAIKQELSEGWSRVIQHELTGKLDGHSWTVEFPVYIDCTYQNGRYDEHGVARHGYAADAPFIDTPRDARYHYAKRFGIEASYRLSEQSIATTSTQDPVVRLLYVVVSLLLQNVWRYLHWEFVATPRRGGRRLWSWSFKEFINMVRRAAWTALTVRRAVPANRPPDDRFHR
- a CDS encoding RNA-guided endonuclease TnpB family protein, with the protein product MAKQVVTRTYTASIRNQQQVSDDLDSLGFAASKLWNIGRWTISRVWDEIDYIPEHDELTAYLKSHERYDDLHSQSSQRVLQELAEAFNGWYGKRRNGDTRANPPGYRKHGDDHPRSTVTFKAAGFKLDTQYDRVRLSKGSNLKEHWSDFILCEYQTRPDVDLSTIESVQQVRAVWTDEEWELHFVCKVEIEVSESPGEKTVGVDLGINNFAALAYEDGHAELYPLNCLKQDDYYFSKRIARCDDADSKQATRLHQTKSARRTHYFHTLSKHIVERCVDEGVGTVVVGDLSGIREDEENGESKNWGKHGNLDLHSWAFDRFTDLLEYKAEMEDIVVEQVSERDTSKSCSCCGRKRDANRVERGLYVCDNCGAVANADVNGAENIRQKVSPSLATDGVDETQNVSSAHQNLNRSEDGDRSNGWLAQPSTFLFDKETGVFAPQEQVTS